One Rhizobium binae genomic window, CCAGTGAGCAGATCAATATCGTGAGGGCTGTGAGCAAAGTAGTAGTCCCCAATCAAGCAGCCATAGGGGTCGCCCCCTACTTGCCCGTACTCCTCTTCATAGATCTTCTTGAACAGCGGGCTCTGATCCCAGGCGATTCCCTTGAATTTTCGCAGTGTTCGAGATATATCTTTCTTCGAGATGGAAAGAACGCGAATTTTTAACGTCTCGTCAGTCTCGGTATTGAACGTGAGGTGATGCAAGCCTCGCCAAGCTGATTCCAGCGCTTGAAAATCCGGGTGATGGAGTATTTCGTTGATCTGTTTTGATAGTTTCTGATCGATCGATGCTATAATCGACTGGATTGTCTCAACAGCATCATCACTAATCAGCGGTGTATGTCGAAGTGCCTGATGAGCCAACGTCCTAATCGCATTCTCCACCGCCTCGCGGCTTTGAACGGAACGGGGCTTGAATTCGCGCTGCACAAGAACGACGAAATCATCGAGACCAACGACACCCGGGGGATGTATCTGCTCATGCACTGGGGTTGTTACGGTCATACTCACCGCTCCTTCGTATCCGGAGATGGCGGTGGCGTCTCGGGGGATTTAATGGGGTCCAGAGACTCGGAAGGTGCACTAAGGGCACCGAGCAGCGCGGGATTGTTTAGGAAGCGGACGATCAACTCTTCTGCGCCGACCTTGCCGTCCAGGTACGCCAGGAGATTAGAAAGCTCCATCCGCGCCTCCAACAGCACCCTCAGGCTTTCAACTTTCCGCGCCACGGCTGCTGGTGAGAAATCGTCCATAGATTCGAAAGTCAAGTCGACAGCGAGTTGACCTTCGTTAGTGAGACGGTTCGGTACACGCATGGCCACCCTAGGTTTTAATGACCTGAGCCGGTCATCGAAATTATCGATGTCGATCTCCATCATTTTGCGTTCGGCCACGGGCGGCAGTGGCTTGGCGGGATTGCCGGCGAGGTCGGACATGACGCCTACCACGAACGGAAGCTCCACCTTTTTTCTGGAACCATAGGTCTCCAGGTCGTATTCGATCTGGACTCGAGGGGGACGATTCCGATTGATGAATTTCTGACTGCTTGCCTTTGCCATTGTTCCATTTATCCTGATGTTAGTCGCGTTTGGAGGTTGGTACTTCATGCACCAGAGTCAGCTGCCGCACCCGCAATCGTGCGGTATTGAGCAGCTCCGTCCGGAGCGAGATCTGTGAGCAAAGCCATGAAGTCCTTGGATACAAGTCGCTTTGCCCGCTCAAGCAGGGCTGGCACGGGACTGGCTGGCTCATTCACGTGATACCATCGGCAGATCCAGTCGAGTATGCTGATAACATCGTTGCGGCCGCGGATCTCTTCCGGATTTCGTATCT contains:
- the tssB gene encoding type VI secretion system contractile sheath small subunit, whose amino-acid sequence is MAKASSQKFINRNRPPRVQIEYDLETYGSRKKVELPFVVGVMSDLAGNPAKPLPPVAERKMMEIDIDNFDDRLRSLKPRVAMRVPNRLTNEGQLAVDLTFESMDDFSPAAVARKVESLRVLLEARMELSNLLAYLDGKVGAEELIVRFLNNPALLGALSAPSESLDPIKSPETPPPSPDTKER